The following are encoded together in the Triticum dicoccoides isolate Atlit2015 ecotype Zavitan chromosome 6B, WEW_v2.0, whole genome shotgun sequence genome:
- the LOC119326167 gene encoding metal tolerance protein 3-like: protein MEGDDRSAPLLANGAGRPSLRRRDSARSLRSSFLRRLPDKMRTELDPERGADVDVARVKDLSQGEREYYRKQLAALKTFEEVEALCMPGEFGSDDDGDPDASDADDEEQKQSEFAMKISNYANIVLLAFKVYATIRTGSMAIAASTLDSLLDLMAGGILWFTHLSMKKVNIYKYPIGKLRVQPVGIIVFAAIMATLGFQVLVQAIEQLVENEPGDKLTSEQLIWLYSIMLSATAVKLALWFYCRSSGNSIVRAYAKDHYFDVITNVVGLVAAVLGDRFLWWIDPAGAVLLAVYTIANWSGTVLEQAVSLVGRSAPPEMLQMLTYLAMKHDARVQRVDTVRAYSFGALYFVEVDIELSEDMRLREAHAIGESLQEKIEKLPEVERAFVHADFESTHKPEHTVRSRLPATEP from the exons ATGGAGGGCGACGACCGGAGCGCCCCGCTGCTGGCCAACGGCGCCGGCCGGCCGTCGCTCCGGCGGCGCGACTCGGCGCGGTCGCTGCGCAGCAGCTTCCTGCGCCGGCTGCCGGACAAGATGCGCACTGAGCTGGACCCCGAGCGCGGCGCCGACGTCGACGTCGCCCGCGTCAAGGACCTCTCCCAAG GTGAGAGGGAGTACTACAGGAAGCAGCTCGCCGCGCTGAAGACCTTCGAGGAGGTGGAGGCCCTGTGCATGCCCGGCGAGTTCGGGTCGGACGACGACGGCGACCCCGACGCCTCCGACGCCGACGACGAGGAGCAGAAGCAGAGCGAGTTCGCCATGAAGATATCCAACTACGCCAACATCGTCCTCCTGGCCTTCAAG GTGTATGCCACGATCAGGACGGGGTCCATGGCGATCGCGGCGTCCACGCTCGACTCGCTGCTGGACCTGATGGCGGGCGGCATCCTCTGGTTCACGCACCTCTCCATGAAGAAGGTGAACATCTACAAGTACCCCATCGGCAAGCTGCGCGTCCAGCCGGTGGGCATCATCGTCTTCGCCGCCATCATGGCCACTCTAG GCTTCCAGGTCCTGGTGCAAGCGATCGAGCAGCTGGTGGAGAACGAGCCCGGCGACAAGCTGACCTCGGAGCAGCTGATATGGCTCTACTCCATCATGCTCTCGGCCACCGCCGTCAAGCTCGCCCTCTGGTTCTACTGCAGGAGCTCGGGGAACAGCATCGTCCGGGCGTACGCCAAG GACCACTACTTCGATGTGATAACCAACGTGGTTGGCCTGGTGGCCGCCGTCCTGGGAGACAGGTTCCTGTGGTGGATCGACCCCGCCGGGGCCGTGCTCCTCGCGGTGTACACCATAGCGAACTGGTCCGGGACCGTGCTTGAACAAGCAG TCTCGCTGGTGGGGCGGAGCGCTCCGCCGGAGATGCTGCAGATGCTGACCTACCTCGCCATGAAGCACGACGCGCGCGTGCAGCGGGTCGACACGGTCCGGGCCTACAGTTTCGGCGCTCTCTACTTCGTCGAG GTCGACATCGAGCTCTCGGAGGACATGCGGCTGCGGGAAGCCCACGCCATCGGGGAGTCGCTGCAGGAGAAGATCGAGAAGCTGCCGGAAGTGGAGCGGGCGTTCGTCCATGCGGACTTCGAGAGCACCCATAAGCCGGAGCACACGGTCCGGAGCAGGCTGCCGGCGACCGAGCCCTGA